The following coding sequences lie in one Chlamydiota bacterium genomic window:
- a CDS encoding type II toxin-antitoxin system VapC family toxin yields the protein MNVVDSCGWLEYFANGTNADFFAPSLEDVDHLIVPSITILEVFKRVLQQRNEDAALQAVSLMQQGKVVALDTPIALNAAMISLKSKIPLADSVIVATAQMYHAVVWTQDADFKGIEGVKYKVKR from the coding sequence ATGAATGTGGTCGATTCTTGTGGTTGGCTAGAGTATTTTGCCAATGGAACCAACGCTGACTTCTTTGCACCTTCTCTTGAGGATGTCGATCATTTAATCGTTCCCTCGATTACTATTCTAGAAGTATTTAAACGTGTTCTTCAACAGAGGAATGAAGATGCTGCTCTTCAAGCTGTTTCTTTAATGCAGCAGGGAAAAGTTGTTGCTTTGGACACACCCATTGCTTTAAATGCTGCGATGATCAGCCTTAAGTCAAAAATTCCTCTTGCGGATAGCGTTATTGTTGCGACAGCCCAGATGTATCATGCCGTTGTTTGGACTCAAGACGCGGATTTTAAAGGAATAGAAGGCGTGAAGTATAAGGTAAAGCGATGA
- the trpD gene encoding anthranilate phosphoribosyltransferase — protein sequence MFKEILERVIQKENLSQEEAALLMEEIMTGKLTSVQVAALLVAFRMKGETVDELTGFATVMRQKVRPMDSHHSWVVDTCGTGGDGGKTFNISTTAAFVAAGVGVPIAKHGNAAISSQCGSADLLKGLGVRIDADFSRMKEALEKIGICFLFAPLFHPSMIQVSLPRKEIGVRSVFNLLGPLTNPVGAKAQVLGVFKKEWVRPLAQVLMKLGSLEAFVVHGEDGLDEVTTTGPTWISHLKDGQMDSYFFNPESLGFQRSNSADLRGGDLDKNIGITRNILDGKKGPQRDIVILNAAFAVLAGRRALSLEEALQKSQEAIDSGKAMEKLNQLIELTH from the coding sequence ATTTTTAAGGAGATTCTTGAGCGGGTGATTCAAAAAGAAAATTTGTCTCAAGAAGAGGCGGCACTTCTGATGGAAGAGATCATGACTGGGAAATTAACCTCGGTTCAAGTTGCGGCTTTACTTGTAGCTTTTCGGATGAAAGGGGAAACAGTCGACGAGCTTACGGGTTTTGCGACGGTGATGCGACAGAAGGTTCGTCCAATGGATTCACACCATTCATGGGTTGTGGATACTTGTGGAACGGGTGGGGATGGGGGTAAGACATTTAATATTTCGACGACAGCTGCTTTTGTGGCTGCGGGGGTAGGGGTGCCCATTGCTAAACATGGAAATGCGGCCATCTCGAGCCAGTGCGGGAGTGCCGATCTTTTGAAGGGGTTAGGGGTCAGAATTGATGCTGATTTTTCTCGGATGAAGGAGGCGCTAGAAAAAATTGGAATCTGTTTTTTATTTGCTCCTCTTTTTCATCCCTCTATGATACAGGTTTCTTTGCCACGTAAGGAAATAGGGGTTCGCTCGGTCTTTAATCTTTTGGGGCCTTTAACCAATCCAGTGGGAGCGAAAGCTCAAGTGCTGGGCGTTTTCAAAAAAGAGTGGGTTCGGCCTTTGGCACAAGTTTTGATGAAATTAGGGAGTTTGGAGGCCTTTGTCGTTCATGGGGAAGATGGACTGGATGAAGTGACAACAACAGGGCCGACGTGGATCTCTCACCTAAAAGATGGGCAAATGGATTCATATTTTTTTAATCCAGAATCTTTGGGCTTTCAACGCTCAAATTCGGCTGATCTTCGAGGGGGAGATTTGGATAAGAATATAGGAATTACACGCAATATCTTGGATGGCAAAAAAGGCCCCCAGCGGGATATTGTAATTTTAAATGCTGCATTTGCAGTTTTGGCCGGACGAAGAGCCTTGAGTTTAGAAGAAGCGCTTCAAAAATCTCAAGAGGCCATTGATTCTGGTAAGGCCATGGAGAAATTAAATCAGTTGATTGAATTGACACATTAG
- a CDS encoding NAD(P)-dependent glycerol-3-phosphate dehydrogenase, translating to MVKDKVAVIGNGGWGTTLAILLVKKGYSVSLWGAFSDYVQFLKEKNENVKFLPGVPLPSSLKHTAHLDEALDQVSWVVMATPSPFMREVAQRVKKFYSQKMLIMSVAKGIEVGSLKTMSQVLKEELNPSSIAVLSGPSHAEEVARGIPTSVSVASENSETAQGFQQLLMTDRFRIYTNSDLLGVEISGALKNVISIAAGISDGLGFGDNTKSALLTRGLAEMMRLGVAMGAKRETFYGLAGMGDLITTSFSPFGRNRKVGELLGKGKPLSEILAGTEMVAEGVKTSVAVKELSQKYSVEMPIAQKVYEVLYQGLAPLKAVETLMMREAKAEG from the coding sequence ATGGTAAAGGATAAAGTAGCAGTCATTGGCAATGGAGGTTGGGGAACGACTTTGGCTATTCTTCTTGTTAAGAAGGGTTATTCAGTTTCCCTCTGGGGTGCCTTTTCTGATTATGTTCAATTTCTCAAAGAAAAAAATGAGAATGTAAAATTTCTTCCAGGGGTTCCTCTCCCTTCAAGTTTAAAACATACAGCCCATTTAGACGAAGCCTTGGATCAGGTTTCCTGGGTTGTCATGGCGACCCCTAGCCCATTTATGAGAGAGGTGGCTCAAAGAGTTAAAAAATTTTATTCTCAAAAAATGCTTATTATGAGTGTAGCCAAGGGAATTGAAGTCGGCTCCTTGAAAACCATGAGCCAGGTTTTAAAAGAAGAGTTAAATCCATCATCGATTGCTGTTCTTTCCGGTCCCAGTCATGCAGAAGAAGTGGCTCGAGGGATTCCCACCAGTGTTTCCGTTGCTTCTGAAAATTCTGAAACGGCTCAAGGGTTTCAGCAGCTTTTGATGACCGATCGATTTAGAATTTACACCAATTCTGATCTTTTAGGGGTTGAAATCAGTGGAGCGCTTAAAAATGTTATTTCCATTGCGGCCGGGATCAGTGATGGGCTAGGGTTTGGCGATAATACTAAATCTGCCCTTTTGACGAGGGGCTTGGCAGAGATGATGCGATTGGGGGTTGCCATGGGAGCGAAGAGAGAGACATTTTACGGCCTTGCCGGTATGGGGGATTTAATCACAACCTCTTTTAGCCCTTTTGGTCGAAACCGAAAAGTAGGAGAACTTCTTGGAAAAGGAAAACCTCTTTCTGAAATTCTTGCTGGGACTGAAATGGTGGCTGAAGGGGTAAAAACTTCAGTCGCTGTAAAAGAACTTTCCCAAAAATATTCTGTCGAAATGCCCATTGCCCAAAAAGTTTATGAGGTGCTTTATCAAGGGCTCGCTCCGCTCAAAGCGGTAGAAACTTTGATGATGAGAGAGGCGAAGGCGGAGGGATAG
- a CDS encoding Lrp/AsnC family transcriptional regulator has product MTELSNVDRKILTRIQEDFPLVIRPFKALGESLNITENEALMSIQKMKKLNMIRQINAIFDTRSMGYQSSLVAAKAESYRIRETAEVINEHPGVTHNYRRNHEFNLWFTIAVSPESSMDLEKTVDLIGHLSKVESIRVMPTLKLYKIGVTLDMNSEVNLAKSEQGIYNEAKVNREPLSKEDIRLILELQEDLELTLEPFKIKAQNLGFSEERLFKGIKNLVERGKMRRFAAILNHRRAGFMANAMGVWKVPLEKIDEMGAKMAAFKAVSHCYRRPTYPDWPYPLFSMVHGKNEEECEKILKVISEETGLMEYQALYSSTEYKKTRVKYFSPEFEAWEKKYAPLPVQN; this is encoded by the coding sequence ATGACAGAATTATCGAATGTTGATCGAAAAATTTTAACACGGATTCAGGAAGATTTCCCTTTGGTTATTCGCCCTTTTAAGGCTTTGGGAGAATCACTTAATATAACTGAAAATGAAGCTCTGATGAGTATTCAGAAGATGAAGAAGCTTAACATGATTCGTCAGATTAATGCAATTTTTGACACGCGAAGCATGGGGTATCAATCAAGCCTCGTTGCGGCCAAGGCGGAGTCTTATCGCATCCGAGAAACGGCTGAAGTGATTAATGAACATCCGGGGGTCACTCATAACTATCGCCGCAATCATGAATTTAATCTTTGGTTTACCATTGCTGTTTCTCCCGAAAGCTCTATGGATCTTGAAAAGACAGTGGATTTAATCGGTCATCTTTCAAAGGTAGAGTCTATTCGGGTGATGCCCACCCTGAAGTTGTATAAAATTGGGGTTACGCTGGACATGAATTCTGAAGTGAATTTAGCAAAAAGCGAACAGGGAATTTATAATGAAGCAAAGGTGAATCGAGAACCCCTTTCAAAGGAAGATATCAGACTCATTCTTGAGCTTCAGGAAGATCTGGAACTTACGTTAGAGCCTTTTAAAATCAAAGCCCAAAATTTGGGCTTTAGTGAAGAGCGTCTTTTTAAGGGGATCAAAAATTTAGTTGAACGAGGAAAAATGAGACGTTTCGCCGCCATTCTCAATCATCGTCGGGCCGGTTTTATGGCCAATGCCATGGGGGTTTGGAAGGTGCCCTTAGAAAAAATAGATGAAATGGGTGCTAAGATGGCTGCTTTTAAGGCTGTTTCACACTGTTATCGGCGGCCAACTTATCCCGATTGGCCTTATCCACTTTTTTCGATGGTCCATGGGAAAAATGAGGAAGAGTGCGAGAAAATTTTGAAAGTGATATCGGAAGAAACAGGGCTGATGGAATATCAAGCTCTATACAGTTCGACCGAATATAAAAAGACCCGGGTAAAATATTTTTCACCTGAATTTGAAGCTTGGGAAAAAAAGTATGCCCCCCTCCCAGTCCAGAATTAG
- a CDS encoding MBL fold metallo-hydrolase yields MKFNRKSIFILSFSCLLLWGSALSLRALHLQHAPLKGASSRFLVIQLNVGQGDGLLMISPDRQVTLVDAGPVLKTGSINWDAGIKVILPLLKGLGLEKIDRIILTHHDWDHLGGILSLVEHIPVSKVFHNGRVQLTQTYRELLYRLKKHQIPLETLGEGDEINLGDHVSAQVLSPEKGEGLDGNNDSLVLRVCFGKFKILLTGDIEGPAERNLCLHYGAGLSCNYLKSPHHGSKTSSTSPFLRLVHPSMVGISVGHANSYGHPSPIVLKRYKELNTEVHRTDEDGSLLFISNGSECFFATENGQIERVSIET; encoded by the coding sequence ATGAAATTCAATCGTAAGTCTATTTTTATTTTGAGTTTTTCTTGCCTTCTTCTGTGGGGAAGTGCTCTTTCTTTAAGAGCTCTTCATCTTCAGCATGCCCCTTTAAAAGGGGCCTCTTCTCGATTTTTAGTGATTCAGCTCAATGTCGGTCAGGGAGATGGATTGCTGATGATTTCTCCTGATCGCCAAGTAACCCTTGTCGATGCGGGGCCAGTTTTGAAGACAGGTTCTATTAATTGGGATGCTGGGATCAAGGTTATTTTGCCTCTTTTAAAAGGATTGGGATTAGAGAAAATTGATCGAATTATTTTGACTCATCATGATTGGGACCATTTAGGAGGGATTTTAAGTCTTGTTGAACATATTCCTGTATCTAAGGTTTTTCACAATGGAAGGGTTCAATTAACACAAACCTATCGGGAGCTTCTTTATCGATTAAAGAAACATCAAATTCCATTAGAAACTTTAGGGGAGGGAGATGAAATTAATTTAGGAGATCATGTATCGGCTCAGGTTTTATCTCCAGAAAAAGGGGAGGGGCTTGATGGAAACAATGACTCTCTCGTTCTTCGGGTTTGTTTTGGGAAATTTAAAATACTTCTTACCGGAGATATTGAAGGCCCGGCAGAAAGAAACCTTTGTCTTCATTATGGGGCGGGTCTTTCTTGTAATTACTTAAAATCTCCCCATCATGGCTCTAAAACATCGAGCACCTCGCCCTTTTTAAGGCTTGTTCATCCGTCTATGGTAGGCATTTCGGTCGGCCATGCGAATTCTTATGGTCATCCTTCGCCGATCGTGCTAAAACGATACAAAGAATTGAACACCGAAGTTCATCGTACAGATGAAGACGGAAGTCTCCTCTTTATTTCTAACGGATCTGAATGTTTTTTTGCGACTGAGAATGGGCAGATTGAACGAGTGAGTATTGAAACTTAA
- a CDS encoding AbrB/MazE/SpoVT family DNA-binding domain-containing protein — translation MFSVKVSPKYQVVIPRFVRDAMDIHPGEKIQVLQFENRIEFIPLRHMKRMRGFLKGIDTTVSRDRDRL, via the coding sequence ATGTTTTCTGTAAAAGTATCGCCGAAATATCAAGTGGTTATTCCTCGTTTTGTGAGAGATGCCATGGATATTCATCCAGGTGAGAAGATTCAGGTTTTGCAGTTTGAAAATAGAATCGAATTTATTCCTCTGAGGCATATGAAACGCATGAGGGGTTTTTTGAAAGGGATTGATACAACGGTTTCTCGTGATCGAGATCGTTTATGA
- a CDS encoding anthranilate phosphoribosyltransferase: MNLEFRKYIKAVGTGPKLSRNLTSEEAERAFQLILEGEATDAQIGALLVPLRMQGETVEELAAFTKVTRNFCHQIHTHFKHFVDCGVAYDGKIKFPHLMPVAAFVAAGAGAQVLLHGQSETPPKYGVSVLDVFKILGVSIDEPMIRVKEILEKIGVGFLSIEEISPRVAQLKRIREELGLRTVFNHIEKLWNPMNAPHQVISVYHGPYLQTIPNVLEKLNAKHALVVQGMEGTPDCRLNRVTKIVELRGNEFIPMMIQPKELGFEAIEEPVFEGLTPQENADFVVKCLESKEGALRDLSILNGALLIYASEITNNLAEAVNRARDSLDSRQALNKLQTLRKMNTSQNMKV, encoded by the coding sequence ATGAATCTCGAATTTCGTAAATACATTAAAGCTGTAGGAACAGGGCCGAAGCTTTCCAGAAACTTAACTTCTGAAGAGGCTGAACGAGCCTTTCAGCTCATTTTAGAAGGGGAAGCGACGGATGCCCAGATAGGGGCACTTTTGGTCCCTTTGAGAATGCAGGGTGAAACGGTCGAAGAATTGGCTGCTTTTACCAAAGTGACCCGGAATTTTTGTCATCAAATTCATACCCATTTTAAGCATTTTGTCGATTGCGGAGTGGCTTATGATGGAAAAATTAAATTCCCTCACCTGATGCCTGTTGCTGCGTTCGTGGCTGCGGGGGCAGGGGCTCAAGTTTTGCTTCATGGCCAATCCGAGACCCCTCCTAAATATGGGGTAAGTGTTCTGGATGTTTTTAAGATTTTAGGTGTTTCTATTGATGAACCGATGATTCGTGTGAAAGAAATTTTAGAAAAAATAGGTGTCGGATTTCTTTCGATTGAAGAAATTTCACCTCGTGTGGCCCAATTAAAAAGAATTCGAGAGGAGCTCGGACTGAGGACGGTTTTTAATCATATCGAGAAATTATGGAATCCCATGAATGCACCTCATCAGGTCATTTCCGTCTATCATGGACCCTATTTACAAACCATTCCTAATGTTTTGGAAAAATTAAATGCAAAGCATGCACTGGTGGTTCAAGGGATGGAAGGAACTCCGGATTGTCGTTTGAATCGGGTGACCAAAATAGTCGAACTTCGCGGGAATGAATTTATTCCAATGATGATTCAGCCGAAGGAGTTGGGATTTGAAGCGATTGAAGAACCGGTATTTGAAGGATTGACTCCACAAGAAAATGCAGATTTTGTTGTGAAGTGTTTAGAGTCTAAGGAGGGTGCTTTGAGGGACTTAAGCATCCTCAATGGGGCCTTATTAATTTATGCATCTGAGATCACCAACAATTTAGCTGAAGCAGTCAATCGGGCAAGAGACTCTTTAGACTCAAGACAGGCATTGAATAAGTTGCAAACTTTACGTAAAATGAACACTTCACAAAATATGAAAGTTTAG
- a CDS encoding helix-hairpin-helix domain-containing protein codes for MKSLLKKSFVLALLVLNVLGLVQLSSEIFIAHRDSTAQVEWIKKTLEKISFAPFDPKVFKMDSKLKILAGRAKKEITEFLKVDVNHASLEDLIGLPRVGPATAKRIIEVREAMGAFLNLEDLKKVKGLGQKSLEKLKDWVRFDSVPVPEVESGDKNDGK; via the coding sequence ATGAAAAGTCTTTTAAAAAAATCTTTTGTTCTTGCCCTTCTTGTTTTGAATGTTTTAGGTCTAGTTCAATTGTCTTCAGAAATTTTTATTGCACATCGTGATTCGACGGCTCAAGTCGAGTGGATTAAGAAAACTCTTGAGAAAATATCTTTTGCCCCTTTTGATCCAAAAGTTTTTAAAATGGATTCAAAGTTAAAAATTCTCGCAGGACGTGCAAAAAAAGAGATTACCGAGTTCCTAAAAGTGGATGTAAACCATGCATCGCTTGAAGATCTTATTGGCCTTCCTCGTGTTGGCCCAGCCACCGCAAAACGTATCATTGAGGTTCGGGAAGCGATGGGGGCTTTTTTGAACTTGGAAGATTTAAAGAAGGTGAAGGGATTAGGTCAAAAGAGCTTGGAAAAGCTTAAAGATTGGGTCAGATTTGATTCAGTTCCGGTGCCAGAGGTTGAAAGTGGAGATAAAAATGATGGAAAATAA
- a CDS encoding nucleotidyl transferase AbiEii/AbiGii toxin family protein — MIIKELEKIVREEQEKGMLNSYIRNVLKEYLQVYILYFIYTSKEYSKKMIFTGGTCLRHFFDLARLSEDIDFDYLHEFEIDQLRKDIESFFIHKYQYREVQSALKQKGQQVLIKLPVLKKLGLSKEGESEFLHVKLDILKNPSRTYSLETTSKSIYGFNYAAKHYSLPDLMAGKIHAILTRSLLKGKENKATVKGRDYYDLLWFLKKGIKPSLKRLSEMLNQKITKERVEKELDDKVQLFTSKYKDDFLSDMTPLISNPDFIPLYIKNYEREYLRYKQQSFE; from the coding sequence GTGATCATTAAAGAATTAGAAAAAATCGTTCGAGAAGAGCAGGAAAAGGGAATGCTAAATTCCTATATTCGAAATGTACTCAAAGAATACTTGCAAGTATATATTCTATACTTTATTTATACCTCTAAAGAGTACAGCAAAAAGATGATTTTTACGGGAGGAACGTGTCTTCGCCATTTTTTTGATTTGGCAAGACTATCCGAAGACATTGACTTCGACTATCTCCATGAGTTTGAAATTGATCAACTACGCAAGGACATTGAATCCTTTTTCATTCACAAGTACCAATATAGAGAGGTTCAATCTGCCTTAAAACAAAAAGGTCAGCAAGTTTTGATCAAGCTACCCGTTTTGAAAAAGTTAGGCCTCTCAAAAGAAGGAGAAAGTGAGTTTTTACACGTTAAGCTGGATATTTTAAAAAATCCGTCTCGAACTTATTCTCTGGAAACAACTTCAAAAAGCATTTACGGCTTTAACTACGCAGCGAAACATTACTCTCTTCCCGATCTCATGGCTGGAAAAATTCATGCCATTCTGACAAGAAGTCTTTTGAAAGGGAAAGAAAATAAAGCAACGGTTAAAGGGAGAGACTACTACGATCTGTTATGGTTTTTAAAAAAAGGGATCAAACCCTCTCTAAAAAGACTTTCTGAAATGCTCAATCAAAAAATCACAAAAGAAAGAGTGGAAAAAGAACTCGATGACAAGGTCCAATTATTTACATCCAAATACAAAGATGATTTTCTCTCCGACATGACACCCCTGATCTCGAATCCGGACTTTATTCCTCTCTACATCAAAAATTACGAAAGAGAATATTTAAGGTATAAGCAACAATCCTTTGAATAG
- the plsY gene encoding glycerol-3-phosphate 1-O-acyltransferase PlsY: MIDFLKWTGALLTSYLVGSIPTGYLLGKILKGVDIRQHGSGNMGATNVMRVLGKKLGILTLLIDIGKGLISVLIIAPFWGSGLIHQSLLQLSSGIASIFGHNWTCFLKFKGGKGVATSLGVFLGLAPQATLCLLVIWGVVLFLTRTVSIASIIASMALPLLLFLFGKPIEWVIGGLFLSWISIWKHQGNIRRLMAGTEPKIGKSRIEISKIKN, encoded by the coding sequence ATGATAGATTTTCTAAAATGGACAGGGGCGCTTTTGACGAGTTATTTAGTGGGCTCTATTCCTACGGGTTATCTTCTTGGGAAAATTTTGAAGGGAGTGGACATTCGTCAACATGGGAGTGGAAATATGGGGGCTACCAATGTGATGCGAGTGTTGGGCAAGAAGCTGGGGATTTTGACACTTCTTATTGATATCGGAAAAGGTCTGATTTCTGTTTTAATCATTGCTCCTTTTTGGGGTTCTGGATTAATTCATCAGTCGTTACTCCAACTGAGCTCTGGAATCGCCTCCATTTTCGGTCACAACTGGACTTGTTTCTTGAAATTTAAAGGAGGCAAAGGTGTTGCAACGAGTTTAGGTGTTTTTTTAGGGCTGGCTCCTCAAGCCACGCTTTGTCTTTTAGTGATTTGGGGAGTCGTTCTTTTTCTCACTCGCACTGTATCGATTGCTTCGATCATTGCTTCCATGGCCTTGCCGCTCTTACTTTTTCTTTTTGGCAAACCCATAGAATGGGTTATTGGCGGTCTTTTTTTGTCCTGGATTTCGATTTGGAAGCATCAAGGCAATATCAGGAGATTGATGGCAGGGACGGAGCCTAAGATAGGAAAATCAAGAATAGAAATATCAAAAATCAAAAATTAA